The following are encoded in a window of Panicum virgatum strain AP13 chromosome 5N, P.virgatum_v5, whole genome shotgun sequence genomic DNA:
- the LOC120676843 gene encoding formin-like protein 1 — MPSPRQFLQLLLPILLATCCVDGANGPDALATARRQLHQPFFPDQPEQPAAPPPFFPTLPVPPPPQMPAGQDQPTYPALVLPNTGSSGAAPPAGASHGSKKASKLVPAILLPLLTVAVLGLSIAFFFSHRRSNAARGGGGGCVGGGEPKFLHPERTSLFSRDEFGGGSGAAPAAATSAEFLYVGTLASRADEKSSDTTSSGDEESRSSGGSPELRPLPPLARQCAPAPSRSPGGASPSSGDEEFYSPRGSSTKTSSSRRTLATAVQAALEARDRSRTPSPGSVLSTPSYPSSPGATLSPAPASPPAFSSPGESGRRSVKSRSDSARVVILPPVPPTPPPPPPFAPTLPPPPPPRRKPPSPSPPCSPLNDKPALRSSTDAISRNPFAQPAPPPTSTHPPARPAGPPPPPPPPPPPVGYWESRVRKPDTSKETRSPALSPPPQSANFRGVPAPTDAFPSRLPESSDQGDKSEDTTPRPKLKPLHWDKVRASSDRVMVWDQLKSSSFQVNEEMIETLFICNPANAPAKEAARRPVLPTPKAENKVLDPKKAQNIAILLRALNVTKEEVCDALCEGNTENFGAELLETLLKMAPTKEEEIKLREFKEETSPIKLNPAEKFLKAVLDVPFAFKRVDAMLYIANFDSEVNYLRNSFETLETACDELRSSRLFLKLLEAVLKTGNRMNVGTNRGDAHAFKLDTLLKLVDVKGTDGHTTLLHFVVQEIIRTEGARLSASTQTTPRTQVNPLREEHECKKLGLQVVAGLANELSNVKKAAAMDSDVLSSYVTKLAGGIEKITEVLRLNEELKSRDDAWQFHDRMQKFLKKADDEIIRVQAQESVALSLVKEITEYFHGDSAKEEAHPFRIFMVVRDFLSVLDQVCKEVGRINDRTIASSVRHFPVPVNPMMPQLFPRIHALRAGFSDDESSAASVSSP; from the exons ATGCCATCTCCCCGCCAATTCTTGCAGCTGCTGCTACCCATCTTGCTCGCCACTTGCTGCGTCGATGGCGCCAACGGCCCAGACGCCCTCGCCACCGCCAGGAGGCAGCTCCACCAGCCCTTCTTCCCGGATCAGCCCGAGCAgccggccgcgccaccgccgttcTTCCCGACGCTGCCGGTGCCGCCCCCGCCGCAGATGCCGGCGGGGCAGGACCAGCCGACGTACCCTGCCCTGGTGCTGCCCAACACCGGCTCCAGCGGCGCCGCGCCTCCGGCCGGCGCCTCGCACGGGTCCAAGAAGGCGTCCAAGCTCGTCCCGGCCAtactgctgccgctgctcaccGTGGCCGTGCTCGGGCTGTCCATCGCCTTCTTCTTCTCGCACCGCCGGAGCAAtgcggcgcgcgggggaggcggcgggtgtGTCGGTGGCGGGGAACCCAAGTTCCTGCACCCGGAGAGGACGAGCCTCTTCTCGCGCGACGAGTTCGGAGGCGGCAGCGGGGCCGCGCCTGCGGCCGCTACGTCGGCCGAGTTCCTCTACGTGGGGACCTTGGCGAGCAGAGCGGACGAGAAGAGCAGCGACACGACGTCGTCCGGCGACGAGGAGTCCCGGAGCTCCGGCGGATCGCCAGAGCTCCGCCCGCTGCCGCCTCTGGCGAGGCAatgcgcgccggcgccgtcgaggaGCCCCGGCGGGGCCTCCCCGTCGTCCGGGGACGAAGAGTTCTACTCGCCGCGAGGCTCATCGACAAAGACCTCGAGCTCGCGCAGGACTCTGGCAACGGCAGTTCAGGCGGCACTCGAAGCGCGCGACCGCTCCAGGACCCCGTCCCCTGGGTCGGTCCTGAGCACGCCGTCGTACCCGTCGTCGCCTGGTGCGACGCTGTCCCCCGCGCCTGCCTCGCCGCCTGCCTTCTCCAGCCCAGGCGAGTCCGGCCGCCGCTCTGTCAAGTCAAGATCGGACAGCGCGCGCGTCGTCATCCTCCCACCGGTTCCTCCGactccgccaccaccacctcccttCGCACCGACACtaccaccaccgcctcctcctcgccggaagCCACCGTCCCCATCACCACCGTGCTCTCCACTAAACGACAAACCAGCTCTCAGATCCAGCACCGACGCCATCTCAAGGAACCCATTCGCCCAGCCAGCACCCCCACCGACAAGCACTCACCCGCCAGCTCGGCCTGCAggcccaccaccacctcctcctccgccgccgccgccggtgggctACTGGGAGAGCCGTGTACGGAAGCCCGACACGTCCAAAGAAacccgctcgccggcgctgtCGCCGCCACCCCAATCTGCCAATTTCAGGGGCGTCCCTGCACCCACCGACGCGTTCCCGAGCCGGCTGCCGGAGAGCTCGGACCAGGGCGACAAGTCCGAGGACACAACGCCACGGCCGAAGCTGAAGCCGTTGCACTGGGACAAGGTCCGAGCCAGCTCCGACCGTGTTATGGTGTGGGATCAGCTGAAGTCCAGCTCATTCCA GGTTAACGAGGAGATGATCGAGACGTTGTTCATTTGCAACCCAGCGAACGCGCCGGCGAaggaggcggcgaggaggccggtGCTGCCGACGCCCAAGGCCGAGAACAAGGTGCTGGATCCGAAGAAGGCGCAGAACATTGCCATCTTGCTGCGCGCGCTGAATGTGACCAAGGAGGAGGTCTGCGACGCGCTCTGCGAAG GCAACACAGAGAACTTCGGAGCAGAATTACTGGAGACCTTGCTAAAGATGGCTCCGACCAAGGAAGAGGAGATTAAACTGAGAGAATTCAAAGAGGAGACTTCTCCGATTAAACTTAATCCCGCTGAGAAGTTCCTCAAGGCAGTCCTTGATGTGCCTTTTGCCTTCAAAAGAGTAGATGCCATGCTTTACATTGCGAACTTTGATTCAGAGGTCAATTACCTAAGGAATTCGTTCGAGACCCTCGAG ACTGCTTGCGATGAGCTTAGAAGCAGCAGACTATTTCTGAAGCTGCTTGAAGCTGTTCTGAAGACAGGCAACAGGATGAATGTTGGCACAAACCGTGGCGATGCACACGCGTTCAAGCTTGATACTCTGCTCAAATTGGTTGATGTCAAAGGCACCGATGGACACACAACCCTTCTGCACTTCGTCGTGCAGGAGATCATCCGAACAGAGGGCGCCCGCCTCTCTGCCAGCACCCAAACAACTCCAAGAACCCAAGTAAATCCTCTACGAGAAGAACACGAGTGCAAGAAGCTTGGCCTCCAGGTGGTGGCTGGCCTTGCAAACGAGCTCAGCAATGTCAAGAAGGCAGCTGCCATGGATTCCGACGTGCTTAGCAGCTACGTTACCAAACTTGCTGGAGGAATAGAAAAGATCACCGAGGTACTGCGGTTGAACGAAGAGCTGAAGTCAAGGGACGATGCATGGCAGTTCCATGATAGAATGCAGAAGTTCTTGAAGAAGGCAGATGACGAGATCATCAGGGTTCAGGCTCAGGAGAGCGTGGCGCTGTCGCTTGTGAAGGAAATCACCGAGTACTTCCATGGCGACTCTGCGAAAGAGGAGGCTCATCCTTTCAGAATCTTCATGGTCGTCAGGGACTTCCTCTCGGTTCTTGATCAGGTCTGCAAGGAAGTTGGCAGGATCAATGATCGCACAATCGCCAGCTCGGTGCGTCATTTCCCGGTGCCGGTTAACCCAATGATGCCGCAATTGTTCCCCCGGATTCATGCGTTGAGAGCTGGATTCTCCGACGATGAGAGTTCAGCTGCTTCAGTTTCATCGCCATGA